A genome region from Candidatus Limnocylindria bacterium includes the following:
- a CDS encoding helix-turn-helix domain-containing protein produces the protein MSDRLADQIARISVLDEPVRRALYLYVSRQPEPVGREEAADAAGTTRENAAFHLDKLAQEGLLETSFRRLSKKTGPGAGRPSKLYRRSARQLQVAVPARRYELAAELFAQALEAEGGRDARRSVAAAAREFGASLGAAAHARPGRASVFRKALDVLEEQGFEPSEMPRGVVRLRNCPFDALARAHRDLVCGMNLAFMEGVVAGLRGSGIQATFDPQPGLCCVTLSASRGASASRAAGLPSGTGALQRAARPRRSRRS, from the coding sequence GTGTCAGATCGCCTTGCCGACCAGATCGCGAGGATCTCCGTACTCGATGAGCCGGTGCGTCGCGCGCTCTATCTCTATGTCAGCCGCCAGCCCGAACCCGTCGGCCGCGAAGAAGCGGCTGATGCCGCGGGCACGACGCGTGAGAACGCGGCATTCCACCTCGACAAGCTCGCGCAAGAAGGGCTCCTCGAGACGAGCTTTCGACGTCTCAGCAAGAAGACGGGCCCCGGCGCGGGGCGCCCCTCGAAGCTGTATCGGAGAAGCGCACGGCAGCTCCAGGTCGCGGTACCGGCTCGTCGCTACGAGTTGGCGGCGGAGCTCTTCGCACAGGCGCTCGAGGCGGAAGGAGGCAGAGACGCGCGGCGGAGCGTCGCCGCGGCCGCACGGGAATTCGGCGCCTCGCTCGGCGCGGCTGCTCACGCGCGGCCCGGCCGCGCGTCCGTGTTTCGAAAGGCGCTCGATGTGCTCGAGGAGCAGGGGTTCGAGCCGAGCGAGATGCCTCGCGGCGTGGTGCGTCTGCGCAACTGCCCATTCGACGCTCTGGCGCGAGCGCACCGCGACCTCGTCTGCGGCATGAACCTCGCGTTCATGGAGGGCGTCGTCGCGGGACTCCGAGGGAGCGGCATCCAAGCGACGTTCGATCCGCAGCCGGGTCTGTGCTGTGTGACGCTGAGCGCGAGCCGCGGCGCCTCCGCATCGCGTGCGGCGGGGCTGCCCAGCGGAACCGGAGCGCTTCAACGCGCAGCCCGGCCGCGGCGATCGCGCCGTTCGTAG
- a CDS encoding CoA-binding protein yields MATLTADFLAQRRIAVSGVSRHAETHGGNGIYRRLKDRGYEAFAVNPRAESVEGDRAYPDLRSIPGGVDAVVIATAPEHADAIVRECKELGIKRVWMHGPPGGGTSVSRGAVEYCRANGIGVIPGGCPLMFGPTADVGHRCMRWVMQLSGALPKGI; encoded by the coding sequence ATGGCAACACTGACCGCTGACTTCCTCGCGCAGCGCCGCATCGCGGTCTCCGGTGTCTCGCGGCACGCCGAGACGCACGGAGGGAACGGCATCTACCGACGATTGAAGGACCGCGGCTATGAGGCGTTCGCGGTGAACCCAAGGGCCGAGAGCGTGGAGGGCGATCGCGCTTACCCGGACCTCCGCTCGATCCCCGGAGGGGTCGACGCGGTCGTGATCGCCACGGCCCCAGAGCACGCCGACGCGATCGTCCGCGAGTGCAAGGAGCTCGGCATCAAGCGCGTGTGGATGCACGGGCCTCCTGGCGGAGGGACGAGTGTGAGTCGGGGTGCCGTCGAGTACTGCCGCGCGAACGGCATCGGGGTCATTCCAGGCGGCTGCCCGCTCATGTTCGGGCCCACCGCTGATGTGGGGCACCGCTGCATGCGCTGGGTGATGCAGCTGAGCGGCGCCCTACCGAAGGGGATCTGA
- a CDS encoding pyridoxamine 5'-phosphate oxidase family protein — MDRTRQGIVRGVSYVTPGGEPRSSGVVYKVVDRRLFIAVAADSWKARHISASGRVSVTVPVRRGGLLSLVLPIPPATVSFHAAAKVHPAASHEALLRSKELGALLPPERQESACIVEVVPKGEFVTYGLSGGDRWQH; from the coding sequence CTGGACAGAACTCGCCAAGGAATCGTTCGCGGTGTCAGCTACGTCACGCCCGGGGGTGAGCCCAGGTCGAGCGGCGTCGTGTACAAGGTAGTGGACCGGCGGCTCTTCATCGCGGTCGCCGCGGACAGTTGGAAGGCGCGGCACATCTCCGCGAGTGGGCGCGTCTCGGTGACCGTGCCGGTCCGTCGAGGTGGTCTTCTGTCGCTTGTCCTACCGATCCCGCCCGCGACGGTGAGCTTCCACGCGGCCGCGAAGGTCCATCCGGCCGCGTCGCACGAGGCTCTCTTGCGATCGAAGGAGCTGGGCGCCCTGCTGCCGCCAGAACGACAGGAGTCCGCGTGCATCGTCGAGGTCGTTCCCAAGGGCGAGTTCGTGACGTATGGACTGAGTGGAGGTGACCGATGGCAACACTGA
- a CDS encoding PPOX class F420-dependent oxidoreductase, whose amino-acid sequence MHEPALIPGSHRDLVECPRVAALTTVMADGYPQTSVVWCDFDGTYVRVNTMRGFAKERNMRRDPRIALLCYDPREPLRFLEIRGTVIEMTQEGAIEHLDALASKYAGRPVQYFGGAIPARFAETETPILCRVRPDQVIALDWTRRSR is encoded by the coding sequence GTGCATGAGCCTGCTTTGATCCCTGGATCGCACAGGGATCTCGTCGAGTGCCCGCGCGTCGCCGCGCTCACGACGGTAATGGCCGACGGCTATCCCCAGACCTCGGTCGTCTGGTGCGACTTCGACGGCACGTACGTTCGTGTCAATACGATGCGCGGCTTCGCGAAGGAGCGGAATATGCGACGCGACCCGCGCATCGCGCTCCTCTGCTACGACCCGCGTGAGCCGCTGCGCTTCCTGGAGATCCGCGGCACGGTCATCGAGATGACGCAGGAGGGCGCGATCGAACACCTCGATGCCCTCGCCTCGAAGTACGCCGGTCGGCCGGTGCAGTACTTCGGCGGCGCCATCCCTGCTCGGTTCGCCGAGACGGAGACGCCCATCCTGTGCCGGGTGCGGCCGGATCAGGTCATCGCCCTCGACTGGACGAGGCGTTCTCGTTGA